ATAAACTGCAACTGTAATCAGGGTAGAATTTATAACTTTTACGAGACTGTGTAGGTGTTAGTTTATTCCAAACACCGAAACATTCTGGTATTTATCCATTCAGAGTGCTTACTCTTTTTCTGTGTTGTACCATCCTTCAGGCTTTTTCTCAATATGGAATAAATCTTCATCGAATTTTTTTCGGAGCATTCTATATTCTTCATTTTCTATTTTAATTTTGGTTACTATGATTTTTTTTAGCGTTATTTCAGGTTTCTTGACTTCAATGACCAAATCATTAATCATAAAAAACGTTCGTTGATATCTCATACTCCACTTCCTTCCCTGTTTATATTACTTACGTATAGAATTGGCCAAACATTAATAAAATCCTTGTAAATTTTTTGTAAAATGTCTCCTCGCTTTTAGTGGTTCAAAAACAGACGGATTCTTTATTTATATATAAACACCAAATGTTGCTTTGATTCCTATTATTGTATCAATAGTATCTAATTATAAAAATTGCACTATAATACTAATTCGTACATAAAAGAAGGCTGACTTTAAATTCAAGTCAGCCCTTGTATATTTTTGACCATATATGTTTCATTGTATTAAATACCGTGCAAGACAAATGAAGATTTAAGCAACTAAATCTAAAACATGATTTCACCTTGTCGGAATAGGTTTTGCCAACTCTAAGATAAGATAGGTTATCCGTTACTGGTGGATTGGGCTGGAATATAATTTTAGGATTAATATCTTTCATTTGACGGTCGTAACTGGATGGTGCCTGTCACCCGAACCTCTGGAATATCCCGTACTTTACCTTAAACCTCTCAATAATTTTCATCCAGCTGCTGCTAAATACCCATAAGAAAAAGACGTTACAGACGGCGTGTGCGAGGTCAAAGTAAAAGCTTGAGCTGTAATAGAGCAAAATTACTGGCCAGCTTAGGTCTTGGATGACACCGACAACGACCCAAAGATTCATAATCCAGCCAAAGGCAATGCCGACAATAAAACCGTAAATACATCGACCAATCTTACTTTGCATAATCCACGTTTTGCCGAGGAACCCGGCCGTTAAGCCAATCATCCCCCAGGCATACATTTGCCATGGGGTCCATGGACCTTGACCGAGAAAGAGGTTGGAGACGATCGCCGCCAAACTCCCAATGATGAATCCGCTTTGCGGTCCTAATACGATCGCGGCAATGATAATCACAAAGGTGGTCGGTTGCACGCTTGGAATCGAGGCAAACGGCACCCGGCTGACGGCGGCAATCGCTGCTAAAATCGCCACCACGACCAGCTCCCTACTCAATACTTGTTTCCGCGAAAAGCTAATCATAAAAGGAAAAAAAGAGGCAGCCATGATGAGCAGGCTTATGGCTAGAAAGTGTTGCGTGTTAAATAAAGGAAAGCCGACGAGCAGAACGAAAATAAGGATCGCTAAACCAATTAAGATTGGCTTTGAATGCGCCATATTTGCCTTGCCTCCTTAATGGTCACGACGGGGTAAGCATTGCTGTTTCGTGTAGCACGATTCAACACCGTCGTATAGTACGTATTTTCATGAAAGAAGTCCCTGGTGTTTTCCGTTACCGTAATTTGCCCTTGGAACAGCATACTGCATCTAGTCGCATAGGTGGCCGCAAACTCAATATCATGCGTGACCATCACAACTGTGAGACCTTCCTCTACTAAAGTGGATACTAAATTCCCAAATGCTGACTTCGACTCAGGGTCCATTCCTTTTGTCGGTTCATCAATTAACAATATTGTAGGTTTGACAAGCAAGGTGCCAATTAAAGCAGCTTTCTGCAGTTCTCCCCCACTTAAGTCATACGGATGGCGATTGAGTAAGTGACTAATCTGAAAACTTTCCACTAGCTCTTGTATCACAGCTTCCGAATGGCTGATTCCATGCTGCTTCGCTATGGAGTCAAATTCCTTTTTAATACTATCATGGATGAAAAAGAGCTTAGGGTTCTGCGGCAGGTAGCTTACTTTTTGGAGGTCCCACTTTTTCACCTTTTTCCCCTTGAACTTCATCGTTCCATGCTGTGCTTTTAAAATACCGCCAATCACCTTTAAAAGCGTGGATTTTCCTGTGCCGTTTGCACCGACAATCGCCAGCCATTCACCGTCATAAATGGATAGATCTAAATTGTACAAAACAGGCGGGGTATTTTTACCATATTGGTAATCGACTTCTTTTAATTCAAGAATTGGCTGTTTGGCTGTCTCCTTTACCACAGTAGGTTCGTCCCAATTAACCTTTTGCCCTTGCAGCCAATGTCTCGTTTCTTTTACATTAAGCGGAATGTCCTGTACGTTTCCATCTGGCTGGAAATCTAAATACAATAACGCAGAGCTCGGTAAAAAGTTCCGCATTGTTTCATGAATCCCTAGTTCGAGAACCATTTCCTTCGGCGGCATATCGTGAAGCAGTTTGCCATTTTCCATTAAGATGACTCGGCTCGCGACCGGAAATAGTTCCTCTAACCGATGCTCGACAATGACAATGGTAAGGCCAAATTCATCGTTCAACCGTTGAAGCATATGAATAAATTCCTTCGCGGCAATCGGATCAAGCTGGGCAGTTGGCTCATCTAGTAATAAAACGGTCGGCTCGAGCAATAAAACAGCAGCTAAATTAATTAATTGCTTTTGCCCCCCAGACAGATCGTCCGTTTTTTTATCAAGCAAATGATTTAACCCGAAGAAATTGACCATTTCAGCTATCTTTTTCCGCATTTGTTCGGTCGTAAACCCTAGGTTTTCCATTCCGAATATTAGTTCCTTCATCACATTGTCCATCGCGATTTGATTTTCCGGATCTTGAAAGACCATGCCGAGCTCTTTCGCTCTTACAAGTGGGTCCAGTTCCTCCAATGGTTTTCCTTTAAAAAAGAGAGAGCCTACTTTCTCCCCGTGTGGAGCAATTTCCGGTTTAAACAAGCGAAGCAATGTCGATTTCCCGCTTCCGGACGGACCGCAGAGGACAACGAATTCTCCTTGCTGTACTTGGATGTTAATCTCTTTTAATGCGTTTGTCGTTGCGTTTGGATAAGTGAAACTTAAGCTTTTCGTCGTAAGTATTTCCACTTAAACATCTCCTTTCCTTCCGTCCAAATCGGAAAACCAATGAATATAAAAAACAGGACGAAATACAGCCATTCCCGGCCCTGTAGCCAAACGGGTTCGAGGAAGGGCAGCAGTGTCAACACGCCATCCCCAAGCCACCAGCCAAACAGGACCAGGGAGCCTGCCAACATAAGAAAAGCAAATGCCACCCAGTCTCTTTTTTTCATATAAAAGGGCTGGTATTTGCTCCTCTTTCCAAGACCGTAGCCCCTTGCCGTCATTGAATCGGCTGTCTGAATCGATTCCTCTAACGACCAGGTAAGGAGGGTTTGCAAGAACATCATTCCGTTAGAAGCGCGCTGTTTGAGCGAGCCGCTTGTTACCGATAATCCCTTTACGCTCTGGACATCGCCGATTTCAATAAGCCTTTTCCTTAAAAGAGGGAAAAATCTCATCGACAGCATAGTCAAGAGCGCCCATTGGGGAAGAATTTTTGAAAACAGAAAAACGAATTTATCAGGAGTGATGACCATATTAAAAGTCAAAAATAAGGTTAAGATACAAACAAGCGTTAAGGCAATCATCACTCCTTGCCAAATGGCCTCTACCATTACTTGCTTTTCAAAAAGATAAAAAAGAATGTGATTGCCGCGCTGATTAAATAACGGTGTTAAAACAAGCGAGAGCATCCCCATCACGAGAATCATCGTCCGCCATTTTTTCAGCTCCTGACCCCTATCAAGCATAAAGTGGATGATAAGAATCAATATTGCTCCCATGACTAAATACACGGGGTGCTGGTAAAGCATAATTCCTGCAATCGTAAGAATGTAATAAAGTAAAAGAATCATAGGATGAAACGATTGAAATCCTCGTACCATATACTTCAACTCAATCCTCTAGTTGGTCTATTTCGTATAATCCTTCGTATATCGCCACATAATTGCTTGCCCAGGCTGTACCCCGTACACCCCAGCGCTTGTGTCTATGGCTTTTCCATCGACAAATACTTCCCAGCCACTAAGCGGGCCGTGATCAAATTCATATATGTTATCAATGCCTTGTATATAAGCCGTTGCCCCCGAACCAGTCACATCTATTTGAATCCCTCGTGCCTTGACAATCCTTTGGGTAACCGAAAGGACCGTGTCTCCATCTTGCATTTCCACCGTTGTAACTGGTACAATGGTTCCTTTTACCTCAGGAGCAGTAATTGTAATCGTCACTGTTTGTACGGGTTTGGTTGGTTCCGGTGCAGCTTGGGCCGGTTCAGGAGCTGGCTTCGGTTGGGCTGGTGGTTCTTGTTGTTTTACTTCATTTGCTGGTTGTTTTGGCGGTTCCGCTTGTGCATTAGCACCACTTGGTTTGGTTTGAGATGGAGTGGCCACTTTTGACTCTTCGGGTTGGACAATCTCTTTTGTTTCCTTCTGAGCAACAGCTCTTTCCTCATTCAAATCCACCTTGATTTTAGAACCGGCTTGCTCTTCAACCGACTTCCCATCCCCTTCTACATTTACCTCATCATCCGCTCCCGCTAGCTCCTCAGACTGTTTGACATCGTCATTCACCTCTGGTGCGACAACCTCATCTTTTTCACAGCCAACGGCTAAAAAGAAAAATATCAGCATCATCGCCGCTAGTATCCATCGCTTCATGCTATGATCCTTCCTTCCCATTACAATGAATGAGGGTAATCCAGGCAAAAACGCTGAATTACCCTAATTATACTTATGATACTCGTTTACGCTTTACATAGAAAAGAATTAAACCGACTAGCAATACACCAAGTCCGATAACCATTAAGTTTGCTGTATTGGTTGCCGTGTTCGGCAGTTTATTTCCTTCGGCAGATTCTGATGTCTCTCCTGTATCATCCGTAGATACTACTGTTTGTCCATTTTTATCTAAACCAACTGGTTGATTTTGTTCATCCGATGGATTTGTCTCCACTGGCTGGTTTGGCTCCGCTGGTTGTGCTCCTGGTTTATTTACCAACTCAAACTGGTAAACCAATCCATTATTATTAACAAAGCTTTGATATGCTGTTAAGGCCAATAACACTTGCTGTGTGGACATATCACTCGATGCACCAGCTTGTAAATGACTAAAGCCTCCATCATTTTGTTTAAATTTCAGCAAATGCAGGATAAGATTTCCTCCAGCCTTTGTGAAACTTTGTCCCGTAGGATCCACACCAACAGATGCAAGACCAACGATTGCTTGGGAGATCGATTCACTGGAGTCTCCACCATTCGATGCAATCGTAAAGCCACCTGTCTCTCCTTGTACATCCGATAAGTAGTTCACAGCTCTGTCAATTGCCATTTGGACGTCCGCTTGATTACGGTAGGGCGCTAATGCCGTCAAGACCATTCCAGTAATGTCTGGGCTCGGGTTCGAACCGAAAAAGCTCCAGCCTCCCCCTGCTAACTCTCGTGATAGAATTGCATTGACTTGCTGTTCTCTAAAGCCTTCGGGTGTTTTATACTGAGCGCTATCAACAGCAAGTAAAGCATAGATGTTCATATTTATTGATGAATTTTGTAAACTAGCATGATTAACCAACAAGTCTACTAAATTGTAACCCTCAATCGATGTCGCATCATAACCCGCTGCCGACAATCCAATTATAACTTTCTCTAAATCAAGTACATTTCGGAAGTTCCCGTCTACTTCCTTCACTTTTTCTTTCACACTGGTTACATAAGTAGCTGGGATTTCCCTTGTTGTATTTGCTAATCCCCATACCCACCATTCGTTTCCATAGAAGGTGGTAATATTCTTTGTTTCCATGTAAGATAAAATATCGCTAATGTTATCTTCGATTTCTTCATTCTTAATCGGATTGGTTTCATGTGGATCAACTGGTTCTTCTGGATCGGTTGGCTGTGCTGGTTCACTTGGCTCAGCCGGTTCAGCCGTACCTGGCTCGCTTGGAGGTACATAGGTTTGAACTGTTAATTGAACATGGTCGTTTGGTTGAACCTCATGAGCAACAATACTAGTAGATAACGCATTATCGTTGACTCCTACACCCCACCAATCATTGGAACCTATCTCTGTATCTCCGACATTATTGATATAAGTAAAATAAGTATCATCAACAGTCGCTTGCACGGAAACTCCATGTTGTACGGCCGCCTGGATTAAGGCATCATAGGCACTAGCACCCTTTATTAAGGTAACATTTGTTTCCGGAATTACTTCTACTCCATTTTTACCGACGGCCGATACTTTTGCGGTTACAGTTGGATTTGGCCATTCTGTAATCGCAAATAGCAAGTGCTCACCACTAGCTACTTTATGAGACGAAATACCAGTTGAAGCAGACACGCCGTTAATATTAAAAGACCAATAAGCGTTACCTGTCGGAGATGTCTCTCCAATACTATTTATAAAAGCACCATACTCACCGTGGGTAGTATCAATTTCTTTCCCCTTTTTCTCTCCGGCTTCTAGCAAAACATCATAAGCCGTTTCTCCTTCTTCAAAACTAACAGCAGTCAAAGGTAAAACCACTTCACCATTTTCATCAATGGCTTTAATCGTTACCGCCTTTTCTAATGTCGCAGCTTGGACGGATGGTTGGACAAATGCTAGATTACTAAGTACCAGTAAAAATACAGCAAATAAGGCAGCCCAACGTTTTGTGAACGCAGTCTTGTTCATCGCAAACTCTCCCTTTCTAGTATGTTTTTGCTCAAAAAAAAACACCCCTATATTGCTAGAGATGTGTACATATGGATGATTCTGTTTCATTATGCGTAAAATACATGAAGTCAGAAACGTTCGTACACCTCCCTATCCGCGTAGGTCGAATGGCATCAAAAATAGGCAGGTCTCCTGGCTCATGATCAACACCTTCTATCCCCTTCCCATCCTTTTGACAGTGGCAATTAATAGAAAGCTCCCATATACAGTGGCGGGACCGCGCCGGATTTTTACCGGTCTTCCCTTTAA
This genomic stretch from Neobacillus niacini harbors:
- a CDS encoding DUF4430 domain-containing protein, which translates into the protein MKRWILAAMMLIFFFLAVGCEKDEVVAPEVNDDVKQSEELAGADDEVNVEGDGKSVEEQAGSKIKVDLNEERAVAQKETKEIVQPEESKVATPSQTKPSGANAQAEPPKQPANEVKQQEPPAQPKPAPEPAQAAPEPTKPVQTVTITITAPEVKGTIVPVTTVEMQDGDTVLSVTQRIVKARGIQIDVTGSGATAYIQGIDNIYEFDHGPLSGWEVFVDGKAIDTSAGVYGVQPGQAIMWRYTKDYTK
- a CDS encoding energy-coupling factor transporter transmembrane component T, translated to MVRGFQSFHPMILLLYYILTIAGIMLYQHPVYLVMGAILILIIHFMLDRGQELKKWRTMILVMGMLSLVLTPLFNQRGNHILFYLFEKQVMVEAIWQGVMIALTLVCILTLFLTFNMVITPDKFVFLFSKILPQWALLTMLSMRFFPLLRKRLIEIGDVQSVKGLSVTSGSLKQRASNGMMFLQTLLTWSLEESIQTADSMTARGYGLGKRSKYQPFYMKKRDWVAFAFLMLAGSLVLFGWWLGDGVLTLLPFLEPVWLQGREWLYFVLFFIFIGFPIWTEGKEMFKWKYLRRKA
- a CDS encoding ABC transporter ATP-binding protein; the encoded protein is MEILTTKSLSFTYPNATTNALKEINIQVQQGEFVVLCGPSGSGKSTLLRLFKPEIAPHGEKVGSLFFKGKPLEELDPLVRAKELGMVFQDPENQIAMDNVMKELIFGMENLGFTTEQMRKKIAEMVNFFGLNHLLDKKTDDLSGGQKQLINLAAVLLLEPTVLLLDEPTAQLDPIAAKEFIHMLQRLNDEFGLTIVIVEHRLEELFPVASRVILMENGKLLHDMPPKEMVLELGIHETMRNFLPSSALLYLDFQPDGNVQDIPLNVKETRHWLQGQKVNWDEPTVVKETAKQPILELKEVDYQYGKNTPPVLYNLDLSIYDGEWLAIVGANGTGKSTLLKVIGGILKAQHGTMKFKGKKVKKWDLQKVSYLPQNPKLFFIHDSIKKEFDSIAKQHGISHSEAVIQELVESFQISHLLNRHPYDLSGGELQKAALIGTLLVKPTILLIDEPTKGMDPESKSAFGNLVSTLVEEGLTVVMVTHDIEFAATYATRCSMLFQGQITVTENTRDFFHENTYYTTVLNRATRNSNAYPVVTIKEARQIWRIQSQS
- a CDS encoding ECF transporter S component, with amino-acid sequence MAHSKPILIGLAILIFVLLVGFPLFNTQHFLAISLLIMAASFFPFMISFSRKQVLSRELVVVAILAAIAAVSRVPFASIPSVQPTTFVIIIAAIVLGPQSGFIIGSLAAIVSNLFLGQGPWTPWQMYAWGMIGLTAGFLGKTWIMQSKIGRCIYGFIVGIAFGWIMNLWVVVGVIQDLSWPVILLYYSSSFYFDLAHAVCNVFFLWVFSSSWMKIIERFKVKYGIFQRFG
- a CDS encoding DUF4430 domain-containing protein: MNKTAFTKRWAALFAVFLLVLSNLAFVQPSVQAATLEKAVTIKAIDENGEVVLPLTAVSFEEGETAYDVLLEAGEKKGKEIDTTHGEYGAFINSIGETSPTGNAYWSFNINGVSASTGISSHKVASGEHLLFAITEWPNPTVTAKVSAVGKNGVEVIPETNVTLIKGASAYDALIQAAVQHGVSVQATVDDTYFTYINNVGDTEIGSNDWWGVGVNDNALSTSIVAHEVQPNDHVQLTVQTYVPPSEPGTAEPAEPSEPAQPTDPEEPVDPHETNPIKNEEIEDNISDILSYMETKNITTFYGNEWWVWGLANTTREIPATYVTSVKEKVKEVDGNFRNVLDLEKVIIGLSAAGYDATSIEGYNLVDLLVNHASLQNSSINMNIYALLAVDSAQYKTPEGFREQQVNAILSRELAGGGWSFFGSNPSPDITGMVLTALAPYRNQADVQMAIDRAVNYLSDVQGETGGFTIASNGGDSSESISQAIVGLASVGVDPTGQSFTKAGGNLILHLLKFKQNDGGFSHLQAGASSDMSTQQVLLALTAYQSFVNNNGLVYQFELVNKPGAQPAEPNQPVETNPSDEQNQPVGLDKNGQTVVSTDDTGETSESAEGNKLPNTATNTANLMVIGLGVLLVGLILFYVKRKRVS